A genome region from Yoonia vestfoldensis includes the following:
- a CDS encoding DNA polymerase IV: MPALCRDCLTTFDSDTRCPACRSPRVTRHPELFDLGIAHMDCDAFYASVEKRDNPALADKPVIIGGGRRGVVSTACYLARIKGVKSAMPMFQALKLCPEAVVIKPRFDAYVKASRAIRAMMDELTPQVEPLSLDEAFMDLRGTAKLHHAPPAVMLARLIKRMKDELGLTGSIGLSHNKFLAKVASDLEKPRGFSIIGKDETTAFLRPKSVRLIWGIGPAAQASLDSAGIRTFDDLLRWDRRDLQARFGSTGERLYALARGEDARRISPNAPVKTLSNETTFHENTADPDILDGHLWRMAEKVSARAKATDKAGRVVQLKLKTADFRLISKRQSLHHPTQLADTIYRIARGLFDQVPGAGPYRLLGVGLSEITHAADADRTGDLLDPAAGQRAKAEQATDLIRQKFGAAAIIKGRALR; the protein is encoded by the coding sequence ATGCCCGCCCTATGCCGCGATTGCCTCACTACATTCGACAGCGACACCCGCTGTCCAGCCTGCCGGTCACCGCGCGTGACACGGCACCCCGAATTGTTCGACCTCGGCATCGCGCATATGGATTGCGATGCTTTCTATGCCTCGGTCGAAAAGCGCGACAATCCCGCGCTGGCGGATAAGCCGGTCATCATCGGCGGCGGCAGGCGCGGGGTGGTCTCTACCGCCTGCTATCTGGCACGGATCAAAGGCGTCAAATCCGCCATGCCGATGTTTCAGGCACTGAAGCTCTGCCCCGAGGCGGTGGTGATCAAGCCCCGCTTCGATGCCTATGTCAAAGCCTCGCGCGCGATCCGCGCGATGATGGATGAACTGACCCCACAGGTCGAACCCCTGTCGCTGGACGAGGCCTTCATGGACCTGCGCGGCACAGCAAAACTGCACCATGCGCCACCTGCGGTCATGCTGGCGCGGCTGATCAAGCGGATGAAAGATGAATTGGGCCTGACGGGGTCAATCGGTCTGTCGCATAACAAGTTTCTGGCCAAGGTCGCGTCGGATCTGGAAAAGCCGCGCGGCTTTTCGATCATCGGCAAGGATGAGACCACCGCATTCCTGCGCCCGAAATCAGTGCGGCTGATCTGGGGGATCGGCCCTGCGGCGCAAGCCAGCCTCGATTCCGCCGGTATCCGCACCTTTGATGATCTGCTGCGCTGGGACCGGCGCGACCTGCAGGCACGATTCGGCAGCACGGGTGAACGGCTTTACGCGCTCGCACGCGGCGAGGACGCGCGCCGGATCAGCCCCAATGCGCCGGTCAAGACATTGTCGAATGAAACCACCTTTCACGAAAACACCGCTGACCCCGATATTCTGGACGGCCATCTGTGGCGGATGGCCGAAAAGGTCAGCGCGCGGGCCAAGGCCACCGACAAGGCAGGGCGGGTCGTGCAGCTGAAACTCAAGACAGCGGATTTCCGGCTGATCTCGAAACGGCAAAGCCTGCATCACCCGACGCAGCTGGCCGATACGATCTATCGCATAGCACGGGGGCTTTTCGATCAGGTGCCGGGGGCCGGGCCTTACCGGTTGCTGGGGGTCGGCCTGTCCGAGATCACGCATGCCGCAGATGCGGACCGGACCGGCGATCTGCTTGATCCTGCGGCAGGGCAACGGGCCAAGGCGGAACAGGCCACCGACCTGATCCGGCAAAAATTCGGGGCCGCGGCGATCATCAAAGGCCGGGCGCTGCGGTAA
- a CDS encoding N-formylglutamate amidohydrolase: MPPSPYHLALPETRSTSVVFASPHSGRDYPAAFLRRAVLDAQEIRSSEDAFVDLLFASAPLHGAPFLTATAPRAFLDLNRGPDEFDPALIEGARRHAHNPRIASGLGVVPRVVANGRQIYRGKMTLVEAHHRVAQYWRPYHDRLQMLLDQNLTDFGQAILIDCHSMPHEALENMGPPGAGRPDVVLGDRFGATASGVVVDQVEAAFVAAGLKVARNMPFAGAYITQHYGRPSRQQHAIQVEIDRALYMNEKTLTPGANFEAFRDLLDGVIASLAGIGRITDLRVAAE, translated from the coding sequence TTGCCGCCATCGCCCTATCATCTTGCCCTGCCAGAGACGCGTTCGACCAGCGTTGTTTTCGCCTCGCCACACAGCGGGCGCGATTATCCTGCGGCCTTTCTGCGCCGCGCGGTGCTGGATGCGCAGGAAATCCGGTCCTCCGAAGATGCATTCGTTGATCTGCTCTTTGCATCGGCACCGCTGCATGGCGCGCCGTTCCTGACAGCCACCGCGCCGCGTGCTTTTCTAGATCTCAATCGTGGACCCGATGAATTTGACCCGGCCCTGATCGAGGGCGCCCGGCGTCACGCCCATAACCCGCGTATTGCCAGCGGTCTGGGCGTTGTTCCGCGTGTCGTGGCGAATGGCCGGCAGATCTATCGCGGCAAGATGACGCTGGTCGAGGCGCATCACCGGGTCGCCCAATATTGGCGGCCCTATCACGACCGTTTGCAGATGTTGCTGGATCAAAACCTGACTGATTTCGGTCAGGCGATCCTGATTGATTGCCATTCGATGCCGCATGAAGCGCTGGAAAACATGGGCCCACCCGGTGCGGGCCGCCCTGATGTCGTGCTCGGAGACCGTTTCGGGGCGACCGCCTCGGGCGTGGTGGTGGATCAGGTCGAGGCCGCTTTTGTCGCGGCGGGGCTGAAAGTGGCGCGCAACATGCCTTTTGCGGGGGCTTATATCACGCAGCATTATGGCCGCCCGTCACGCCAGCAGCATGCCATTCAGGTCGAGATCGACCGCGCGCTTTACATGAATGAAAAGACCCTGACGCCCGGTGCCAATTTCGAGGCGTTCCGGGACCTGTTGGACGGGGTGATCGCCAGCCTTGCCGGTATTGGACGGATCACCGATCTGCGCGTCGCCGCAGAGTAG
- the ykgO gene encoding type B 50S ribosomal protein L36, protein MKVRNSLRSLKQRHRDCRVVRRKGRVYVINKTQRRFKARQG, encoded by the coding sequence ATGAAGGTCCGTAACTCCCTCCGCTCGCTCAAGCAGCGCCATCGCGATTGCCGCGTCGTGCGCCGCAAGGGCCGCGTCTATGTGATCAACAAGACGCAACGCCGGTTCAAGGCCCGTCAGGGCTAA
- a CDS encoding PPC domain-containing protein, with the protein MARRSLFQPAALSFLLLGIAAPAFAQDLCGGTGAGGQWIGGNESSSDITTADNFREQMALVLGGNDYVALFTLSAATDVRLEAAGRGAGDPMIDLLHADGRLILSDDDSGGNAAARAETSLDAGTYCMAMRSYDGGPMTAFVRIGRQDHAPLTEGISLQGDPGTSGTCSEAMPIGPLGSSVTGSAFDTPYWSFTLDSPTAVTITAMNESADPVITLFDAAENYIAENDDYDGLNSRIDMTEPLGAGTYCIALDALSDDSAPITLTVSAYNPQAALLAVYDRGDAAPPLDGTVPVTELGLVSTRIRQDVNASASASWFTIDVDTPGLLVLEAIGNASADPVLVIFDDLGREIGRNDDYGNGLDSLIAARVDAGTYVVGVWKYGEGLGLIRLLIERYVPAQ; encoded by the coding sequence ATGGCCCGTAGATCCCTTTTCCAACCAGCCGCATTATCGTTCCTTTTGCTGGGCATCGCCGCCCCTGCGTTCGCGCAGGACCTTTGCGGTGGCACCGGCGCTGGCGGCCAGTGGATCGGCGGCAACGAAAGCAGCTCGGATATCACAACAGCCGATAATTTCCGCGAACAGATGGCGCTGGTGCTGGGGGGCAATGATTATGTGGCCCTGTTCACGCTCTCGGCTGCGACGGATGTCCGGCTGGAGGCTGCGGGGCGCGGGGCGGGTGATCCGATGATCGACCTGCTGCATGCGGATGGTCGCCTGATCCTGTCGGATGACGATTCCGGTGGCAATGCCGCAGCGCGCGCCGAAACCAGCCTTGACGCCGGCACCTATTGCATGGCGATGCGCAGCTATGATGGCGGGCCGATGACCGCATTCGTCCGCATCGGGCGGCAGGACCATGCCCCCCTGACCGAAGGTATCAGCCTGCAGGGCGATCCCGGCACCAGCGGCACTTGTTCCGAGGCCATGCCGATTGGCCCGCTGGGCAGCAGCGTCACCGGTTCGGCCTTCGACACCCCCTATTGGAGCTTTACCCTTGATAGCCCCACAGCGGTGACCATCACTGCGATGAACGAATCTGCTGATCCGGTGATCACGCTTTTCGATGCCGCCGAGAATTACATCGCCGAGAATGACGATTATGACGGGTTGAATTCACGCATCGACATGACAGAACCGCTTGGCGCGGGGACCTATTGCATCGCGCTTGATGCCCTGTCCGATGACAGCGCACCGATCACCCTGACGGTCAGCGCATATAACCCGCAGGCCGCCTTGCTGGCGGTCTATGACCGCGGCGATGCGGCACCACCGCTGGACGGGACCGTGCCGGTGACCGAGCTTGGTCTTGTGAGCACCCGCATCCGGCAGGATGTGAATGCCAGCGCCAGCGCCTCTTGGTTCACCATCGATGTCGACACGCCCGGCCTGCTGGTGCTGGAAGCTATCGGCAATGCCAGCGCCGATCCGGTTCTGGTGATCTTTGACGATCTTGGCCGCGAGATTGGCCGGAACGATGATTATGGCAACGGGCTGGACAGCCTGATCGCGGCACGGGTGGATGCCGGGACCTATGTCGTCGGTGTGTGGAAATACGGCGAAGGTCTGGGCCTGATCCGCCTGCTGATCGAACGCTACGTTCCCGCCCAATAA
- a CDS encoding peptidoglycan-binding protein: MRRWTLTAAFVMLTTPLVADDAALLMGVDRYDAFRRVAGATDIVVGISALRDAGYAVSSLENGAAADMRRLLDRLAEDEQGADRLVIGLSGRFVTDGRRTWLLAGDAPAQPGLFSLDKALSIDSVLAVLAQTPGRGLLILGLDISDTSRIDPYLRQGLGELDIPQGVTVLYGPPNVADNIVIDAVAVQGADVMAFARNTRAVQVLGYQPRSLVMQREEAGLVQTTRPNDAALPFWQDAQAENTADAYRVFLLGFPDSPYAAEARRLLDQIENDPIRLAEQTETALGLTRADRRAIQGDLTLLAYDTRGVDGIFGQGTRRAIRNWQQINGFAQTGYLTREQISRIDAQASRRQAEADAAAARAQAEDERLDRAYWEETGARGTQAGYRAYLNRYPQGLFADQATEALQDDDSTDQARAIEDGLNINPVMARLIESRLEQMGDAPGAVDGRFDRDTRAAISRYQARSSLPATGYLDQPTLARLLTDTFAR, translated from the coding sequence ATGCGCCGATGGACCCTGACCGCCGCCTTTGTGATGCTGACGACACCTCTTGTGGCGGATGATGCGGCCTTGCTGATGGGGGTCGACCGTTATGATGCGTTCCGCCGTGTCGCAGGGGCGACGGATATTGTCGTCGGGATCAGTGCGCTGCGGGATGCGGGCTATGCTGTCAGCTCGCTGGAAAACGGCGCCGCGGCCGATATGCGCCGTCTGCTGGACCGCCTGGCCGAGGATGAGCAGGGTGCCGACCGGCTGGTGATTGGTCTCTCGGGGCGCTTTGTCACCGATGGCCGCCGGACATGGCTGCTGGCCGGTGATGCGCCAGCGCAGCCCGGCCTGTTCTCGCTGGACAAGGCTTTGTCGATCGATTCGGTTCTTGCCGTGCTTGCGCAGACGCCGGGGCGTGGCCTGCTGATCCTTGGGCTGGATATCAGCGATACCAGCCGGATTGACCCCTATCTGCGTCAGGGTCTGGGAGAGTTGGACATCCCGCAGGGCGTGACCGTTCTTTATGGGCCGCCGAATGTTGCCGATAATATCGTGATCGATGCGGTTGCCGTGCAAGGGGCCGATGTGATGGCTTTCGCGCGCAATACCCGTGCGGTGCAGGTGCTGGGCTATCAGCCCCGCAGCCTTGTCATGCAACGTGAAGAGGCGGGCCTTGTCCAAACCACCCGTCCCAATGATGCCGCTTTGCCATTCTGGCAGGATGCACAGGCCGAAAATACCGCCGATGCCTATCGCGTGTTCCTGCTCGGCTTTCCCGATAGCCCCTATGCCGCCGAGGCCCGCCGCCTGCTGGATCAGATCGAAAACGACCCGATCCGCCTTGCCGAACAGACAGAAACTGCGCTGGGCCTGACCCGCGCGGACCGCCGTGCGATCCAAGGCGACCTGACCCTGCTGGCATATGACACGCGCGGCGTGGACGGCATTTTCGGCCAAGGCACCCGCCGCGCGATCCGCAACTGGCAACAGATCAACGGGTTCGCGCAGACCGGGTATCTGACGCGCGAACAGATCAGCCGGATCGACGCGCAGGCCAGCCGCCGACAGGCCGAAGCCGATGCCGCCGCTGCCCGCGCACAGGCCGAGGACGAAAGGCTGGACCGCGCCTATTGGGAAGAAACCGGCGCGCGCGGCACGCAGGCGGGCTATCGCGCCTATCTGAACCGCTATCCCCAAGGGCTGTTCGCGGATCAGGCCACAGAGGCGTTGCAGGATGACGACAGCACCGATCAGGCCCGCGCAATCGAGGATGGTTTGAACATCAACCCGGTCATGGCACGGCTGATCGAAAGCAGGCTGGAGCAGATGGGCGATGCGCCGGGTGCTGTCGATGGCCGGTTCGACCGTGACACGCGCGCGGCCATCAGCCGCTATCAGGCCCGCAGCAGCCTGCCCGCAACCGGCTATCTGGATCAGCCGACGCTGGCGCGCCTGTTGACGGATACATTCGCGCGCTGA